The Synechococcus sp. BL107 nucleotide sequence TCAACCATCACCACACCATCAGCCGTGCCAGCAACGACGAGGTCTAAATCTCCGCGCTCAATTTCCCGGTAGCTGGGGTTCAGAACGAAGTCGTCGCCAAGGAGTCCGACCCGCACAGCCGCCATCGGTCCGTTGAAGGGAATGCCTGCCAGAAGTGTTGCGATGGACGCGCCTGTTACTGCCAGCACATCCGCAGGAACCCGTTCATCCAGCGATAGGCATGTGGCAACAACTTGCAAGTCGTCGCGCATCCAACTGGGGAATAGCGGCCGCATGGGCCTGTCGATCAAGCGACAGGTGAGTGTTGCGCGTTCGGGTGGGCGGGCTTCACGACGCATGTAGCTGCCTGGAATCCGTCCGGCGGCATACAGGCGTTCTTCATAGTCACAAATCAGTGGAAGGAAATCGATTCCATCGCGTCCACTCGATCGTGTCGCTGTGACGAGCACGGCTGTGTCGCCGCATTCAACCAAGACGGAACCACCCGCTTGGGGAGCAAAACGCCCGGTGGTCAGTCTTATCTCGCGTCCGTCAAACGAGATCGACTGTGTTTTTCCTTGCACGACGGCTTATGTCCTTTTGTCAACTCTTATTTTGACATTTCATGGCTTCCATCCACAAGAAAGGGGAGGCTTTCACCTCCCCTTTCTTGTGGATCAACCGAAAAGTCTGCAGTGGTCTACCAGCTGGACTTCACAACACCTGGCAGTTCACCCTTGTGGGCCCGTTCACGAAGTTGATTACGGCAAAGGCCAAAATCGCGGTAGACACCACGGGGTTTGCCAGTGGCCCAGCAACGGTTACGGATCCGAGTGGGGGCACTGTTGCGGGGAAGGGCCTGAATTTTGCGATGTATCTCGAGACGAGACATTGGATCAGCCGCTGCATTGAAGGCTGCCATCAGTGCCGAGCGCTTGGCTGCATAGCGCTCGGTCATTTTTTTGCGCTTCACATCGCGCGCAATCATCGACTTTTTAGCCATGCAGCTGGGGGCAGCGTTTCAACAGGTTGTTGAGTCTACATTCCGAGGAGCAAGAACCACTACCGCCCAAGCAACTGCTGAACGAAGGTCAATTGACTGGTGTCGCGGACGACGAGGACGACTGTGAGTCCGACCAGAAGAAGAAATCCGGATTGGGCGAACGCCAGTTGAAGCCGTTCAGGGACGGGTTTGCCTCGGACCCCTTCAATAAGAAGAAGCGCCATTTGGCCGCCATCCAGCAAAGGCAATGGCAACGCGTTGAGGACGGCCAAGTTGATCGAGATCAAGGCCATGAACAACACCAAACCACTACCGCCCTGCCGGCTCAGCTGGGCACCCATCTCCACAATTTTGACCGGACCGCTCACCTGTCCTGCTGTGGCTTTGAAGTTGGTAATCAGCCCGGCATAGCCACTCGCGGTTTGTCCCACCAGGCGGACGAACTGGCCCCCGGTGTGTTGGACCAGTTCCCCTAGTCCATTGACGGGTCGGATAGCGCCACTGAGGTTGGCTTGGAGCTGCGCCCCGATTCTTCCCTGTCCATCGACATTCGATGGCTTGAGTTCAATTTGTTCAAGTTGGCTCTGGCGAACCCGCTCAACCGCAAGGGACATGCTGGGAGCTGCTTTTACCAGCTTCACCATCGTCTCGACGCCGGCTTGCCCGGCTCCAAGTTTGTTGGAGTTAATCGAGAGGATTTGATCTCCAGGCCTGAAGCCAGCGCGAGCAGCTGCGCCATCAGGCTGCACATTCACCACCAGAACGCCTGGATCTGGATCGGCTGGAAGTCCCACAATCGCGGCCTGGCCGATCAGAATGACCAACGCCAATGCAAGGTTGGCAAGAATGCCGGCGGCGATCACCAGAGCGCGCTGCGGAATCGGACGATTGCGCAGCAGGTCGGGATCATCTAAGGGGATGGTGCTGTCTTCGTCGTCATCAGGGAAAGCCACAAAACCACCCAGGGGTAGGAGCCTTAGGGCGTAAGTGACGCCTTTCCGTTGACGTTTAATCAACGCGGGTCCGAAGCCAATGGAGAAGCCACTAACGCGAATGCCTTGAAGCGTGGCGGCAAGAAAATGTCCTGCTTCATGCACCACGATTAAGAGAGCAAGCACCAACAGGGCCGCAAATACGTTCATCCAGCCGATTGATGCTCAGTCAGTTCATTCTGGCTGGAGCCGCTCAAACCCGACGTATGGCACCAATGGTTTGGGAAGGAGAATGCTTCCATCTGGTTGCTGCCCCGTCTCCAACAGTGCAGCCATGGTGCGCCCTACAGCTAGGCCCGACCCATTCAGGGTGTGAACGAGCTTCGTTTGTTTGCCGTCTTTGGTTCTGATGGCAGATCGGCGGGCTTGAAAATCGCCGCAAACGCTGCAGCTGGAGATTTCTCGGAAAGCCCCAGCCCCTGGTAACCACACTTCTAGGTCGTAGGTGCGTTGTGCCGAGAAGCCCAAATCACCCGTGCATAGATCCAAAACCCGGTATGGCAAGTCGAGAGCCTGCAACACCGCTTCGGCATCGGCGGTGATCTGTTGGTGTGCCTCTTCGGATTGGTCGGGATGGACGAACCAATACAACTCAACTTTGTTGAATTGGTGAAGACGGATGAGGCCGCGCGTATCCCGTCCGTAACTCCCCGCTTCTCGTCGGAAGCAAGGGCTGTAGGCCGAATAGCGAAGAGGAAGTTGATCGGCTGGAATGATTTCGTCGCGATGCAGCGATGTCACGGGAACCTCTGCCGTCGGCGTGAGCCAGAGGTCGTCTTCTGCGCAGCGGAAGCTTTCTTCGGCGAATTTCGGTAACTGGCCTGAGCCAGTGAGGCTGGCGGTGTTCACCAAAACCGGTGGCATCACCTCCCTGTAACCCTTGCTGGTGTGGAGATCCAGCATGAAATTAATCAGTGCTCGCTCTAGGCGGGCTCCCTGGCCGATCAGGGTGACAAAGCGGCTCTGGGCAATGCGAACCGACCGTTCGGTGTCGAATAGGTTCAGCCGCTGAGCGATTTGCCAGTGCTCCTCCAATCCCTCCTCGATGCGAGGCGTTCCCCAGCGACGCACTTCGACGTTGTCGTCCTCGTTCTTCCCATCTGGGCAAAGTGGCGAAGGCAGATTCGGGAGACTGAGGAGTTGGTCGCGCAATTGACCAGAGAGCGTCTTTTCCTCCTCTTCAAAAACAGCCACCTTTTGTTTGATGGCATTGCCCTGTTGTCGAAGAGCGGCAACCTCATCTCCCTTCGGATCTGCACCGCCCTTAATCTT carries:
- the serS gene encoding serine--tRNA ligase; protein product: MIDQRLVRDNPEVIAQQLKRRGKSIDLTGLQLIARQQRGLEEERSTLQADGNRIGKEVGLKIKGGADPKGDEVAALRQQGNAIKQKVAVFEEEEKTLSGQLRDQLLSLPNLPSPLCPDGKNEDDNVEVRRWGTPRIEEGLEEHWQIAQRLNLFDTERSVRIAQSRFVTLIGQGARLERALINFMLDLHTSKGYREVMPPVLVNTASLTGSGQLPKFAEESFRCAEDDLWLTPTAEVPVTSLHRDEIIPADQLPLRYSAYSPCFRREAGSYGRDTRGLIRLHQFNKVELYWFVHPDQSEEAHQQITADAEAVLQALDLPYRVLDLCTGDLGFSAQRTYDLEVWLPGAGAFREISSCSVCGDFQARRSAIRTKDGKQTKLVHTLNGSGLAVGRTMAALLETGQQPDGSILLPKPLVPYVGFERLQPE
- the rpsN gene encoding 30S ribosomal protein S14, with amino-acid sequence MAKKSMIARDVKRKKMTERYAAKRSALMAAFNAAADPMSRLEIHRKIQALPRNSAPTRIRNRCWATGKPRGVYRDFGLCRNQLRERAHKGELPGVVKSSW
- the rseP gene encoding RIP metalloprotease RseP, translated to MNVFAALLVLALLIVVHEAGHFLAATLQGIRVSGFSIGFGPALIKRQRKGVTYALRLLPLGGFVAFPDDDEDSTIPLDDPDLLRNRPIPQRALVIAAGILANLALALVILIGQAAIVGLPADPDPGVLVVNVQPDGAAARAGFRPGDQILSINSNKLGAGQAGVETMVKLVKAAPSMSLAVERVRQSQLEQIELKPSNVDGQGRIGAQLQANLSGAIRPVNGLGELVQHTGGQFVRLVGQTASGYAGLITNFKATAGQVSGPVKIVEMGAQLSRQGGSGLVLFMALISINLAVLNALPLPLLDGGQMALLLIEGVRGKPVPERLQLAFAQSGFLLLVGLTVVLVVRDTSQLTFVQQLLGR